Sequence from the Flavobacterium sp. TR2 genome:
CGCTAAACAATCCTGAAATCGACATTGATTTATCAGATCAGAATATTGCCGACAGTCAGCTCGCGATGATCTTTACGGTTTGCAATCCATGCAACTCTGAAGAAGCTCAAATTGCCCTTGCCTTAAATTTACTGTGCGGTTTTGGAGTAAATGAAATCTCTGATGCTTTTTTGTCTAACAGAGAAGTCATTTACAAAAGGATTAATCGCGCTAAAGAAAAACTTAAAGAAGAAAATATAAAGATTCAGAATCCGAGCAGTTCTGAAATAAAAGACAGAATTCAAACCGTTCTGAAAACGATTTATTTGCTTTATTCTGAAGGTTATTACTCGATTTCGCAAAACACTACTTTACGAAAAGATCTTTGCACGGAAGCGATGCGCCTGACTTATTTATTGATTCAAAATGAAAGCACAAATCTGCCGCAAACCAATGCTTTGATGGCACTGATGTGTTTTCATTCTTCAAGATTTGACGCGCGAACTGGGTTAAATGGCGAAATTATTTTGTATGAAGACCAAGACCAATCGCTTTGGAATCAGGAATTAATAAACAAAGGAACCTATTTTTTAAGCCAGTCTTCAACTGGAAATTCACTTTCTAAATATCACTTGGAAGCCGGAATTGCCTATTGGCACACCATCAAAAAAGAAACTATCGAAAAATGGGAAAATATTCTGGAACTCTACAACAATCTGATTATTTTAGAATACTCGCCAATTGTCGCCTTAAATAGAACTTATGCCCTGTCTAAAGTAAAAGGCAAAACAGAAGCAATCGAAGAAGCAGAAAAACTGAATTTAACCGACAATCACTTTTATTATTCCCTACTCGGAAATCTGTATTCTGAAATTGATTCAAAAAAAGCGTCACAACATTTCAAAACCGCATTTGATTTAGCTAAAACGGCAGCAGACAAAAATATTATCAGTAAAAATATGAAGCAGTTAAACTAAACTGTTTTGCCATAAAAACAAAAAAAGTGAAATGATTGGTTTCATTTCACTTTCTTCTGTATTTATTTTTAGACTATTGTTTGGCTACTTTTTTAAATCGCATCATTGGCACATCGCCCTCAATTAAATTTAGTTTTCCATCTTTATCAATAGAATAACTTGTAATTTTTTCCATTTGTTTCAAAAATGTCTGTTCTCCTCCACCTTCGCAAAACATCATCGTTGTCGGTCCAGGCTCTCCAAAAGTTAAAGATTTGCCGCTTAAAGTATATGGCGCACTGTAACCGTTACAGCCATTATTTCCATAAACCTTGGTTTCTTTCTTGTCAAAAGTAATTTGAGGCTTTTTGTTCGGATATAATCCTCCAAATGCTATTCTTGGCCCCGAGATATATTCTAATTCCCAAGTTGTTCCAAATAAATCCTCGCCGCTTGAAGCAGATTTTGATGCCGTACATGAAGCAAATAATAAGGTTAAAACGGAAAGGACTGCAAATGTGTATTTTTTCATAAAAATGTATTTTAAAGATTTATAATTTGTTTTTTTTAGATTAAAATAATTCTATAAAAGTTCTTTTCTCAATATTCGTGCCCAGTTACAGGTTTCTTCAAAGTTTATTTTTTTTCAAAAGGTATATTTTTCTGTAACTAAGTTACTACATTTTTTTAAAGTTTTATAGCCCAGATGTTTAAAATAAAACAAGTGGCATTATTTTTTTTGTAATTTGCACGAATCTAAAAACCAAAAAATCATCATCAATTAACTTAAAAAATGAAGCAATTTCTATTTTTATTTGCATTTGCATTTACAGTGCAGTTTGTTCATTCGCAAGAAAACCTGCCAACCGATTACCTCACAAAAGAATTTCATCAAGGACGCCGAGACGCTTTTAGAGCTTTAATGCCTGCCAATTCAGTTGCCGTTGTTTTTTCATATCCAGAAAGGGTTTTCTCAAAAGACGTTGATTACAATTACCACCAAAATCCTGATATGTATTATCTAACAGGCTACAAAGAACCAGATGCTGTTTTATTGCTTTTTAAAGAACCTCAAGGAACAGAAAAATACACTGAAGTTCTTTTTGTGCGAGAGAGAAATGCAACTCTCGAAACATGGACAGGAAGGCGTTTAGGCACTGAAGGAGCAAAATCGAAATTAGGATTTACGACTGTCTACAACGGAAAAGATTTTAATGGCTTTGCAATTGACTTCAAAAAATTTGACAAAATCATATATGATAAATCGGCGCCTGGAATTCATGATTATACTTACAACACAGCAGATCTTTTTGATTTAGTTAAAATTTTTAAATCTAAAGCAGGAATTACACAAGAGAGCGAAGCTTCAACAGATTTGTTTACCAATATCACAAATTCTCTTCGTGAAATCAAAACGCCAGAAGAACTTGTTTTGATGCGTAAAACCGTAAAATTGTCCTGCATTGCCCACAACGAAGTGATGAAAGCAGTTGGTCCCGATATGAGCGAAAATGAAGCTGACGGAATTCACGCCTATATACACAGACACTATGGCGCGGAAGGCGAAGGCTATCATCCAATTTTAGGTGCGGGAGCAAACGGATGCATCTTGCATTACGGAGAAAACAATGCCACAAAAATGGACAACCAATTATTGCTAATGGATGTTGGGTCTGAATACCACGGCTATTCTGCAGATGTTACCAGAACAATACCTGCCAACGGAAAGTTTACTGAAGAGCAAAAAGCGATTTATCAAATTGTTTATGATGCGCAAGAGGAAGTTTTTAAAATTTGCAAAGAAGGAACTCCAATTCAGGATTTGAATAAAAAAGCAAAAGAAGTTATTACAGCAGGATTAATTAAACTAGGAATTATCACAGACCCGAAAGATGTAAAACTATACTATCCGCATGGCTGTTCGCATTTTCTTGGCCTAGATGTTCACGACAAAGGAAATTATATGGGAACTTTAAAAGAAAATATGATCCTGACCGTTGAGCCTGGCATTTACATTCCAGCAAACAGCAAATGCGACAAAAAATGGTGGAATATTGGTATTCGCATTGAAGATGATATTCTAATGCTTAAAAATTCATACGAAAACCTATCTGCAGATTCTCCAAGAAAATGGCAGGATATTGAAGCTTTGGCTAAACAGAAAAGCACTTTTAACGATATGAAACTTCCTAAGATCTAATTTTAAAAGATTACTTTAACACATAGAAACATAGATCATTTTATTTCCATAAAAAAAGAAGAAGCCAGCTTTCGCACATAGCTATGTGAATTGATGCAAGTGAAACGCCTTTTTACGCAAAGCTAATCTATGTTTCTAAGTGTTAAAACAATAAATTTAAAACATCATCGTTGCGCATTTTTCACGAACTTTTCTTTCTTAAAACAGTAAAAATTTCCTTAAACGCAGAAAAAATAGATCATTTTATTTCTAAAAAAGAAGCCAGCTTCCGCACATAGCTATGTGAATTGATGCAAGTAAAACGCCTTTTTACACAAAGCTAATCTATGTTTCTATGTGTTAAAACAATAAATTTAAAACATCACCGCTCCGTATTTTTCACGAACTTTGCTTTCTTAAAACAGTAAAAATTTCCTTAAACGCAGAAAAAATAGATCTTTTATTTCTAAAAAAGAAGAAGCCTGCTTCCGCACATAGCCATGTGAATTGATGCGAGTGAAACGCCTTTTTACACAAAGCTAATCTATGTTTCTATGTGTTAAAACAATAAATTTAAAACATCACCGCTCCGTATTTTTCACGAACTTTTCTTTCTTAAAACAGTAAAAATTTCCTTAAACACAGAAAAAATAGATCTTTTATTTCTAAAAAAGAAGAAGCCTGCTTCCGCACATAGCTATGTGAATTGATGCAAGTGAAACGCCTTTTTACACAAAGCTAATCTATGTTTCTATGTGTTAAAACAATAAATTTAAAACATCACCGCGCCGTATTTTTCACGAACTTTGCTTTCTTAAAATAGTAAAAAATGAAAGCACTTACCTTTTCTTCTTTTGGAGAATCAGATGTTTTAGAATATATAGATATCCCTAATCCGCAATTAAAAAACGACGAGATTTTAGTCGAAATGAAAGCCATCG
This genomic interval carries:
- a CDS encoding RNA polymerase sigma factor, yielding MEHKELIPNLFRTEYQKIVSVLCSLFGIQHIEIAEDIVSDTFLAASETWAIKGIPENPTAWLYTAAKNKTKNYLKRNNVFETKIVAEIKHNTSLNNPEIDIDLSDQNIADSQLAMIFTVCNPCNSEEAQIALALNLLCGFGVNEISDAFLSNREVIYKRINRAKEKLKEENIKIQNPSSSEIKDRIQTVLKTIYLLYSEGYYSISQNTTLRKDLCTEAMRLTYLLIQNESTNLPQTNALMALMCFHSSRFDARTGLNGEIILYEDQDQSLWNQELINKGTYFLSQSSTGNSLSKYHLEAGIAYWHTIKKETIEKWENILELYNNLIILEYSPIVALNRTYALSKVKGKTEAIEEAEKLNLTDNHFYYSLLGNLYSEIDSKKASQHFKTAFDLAKTAADKNIISKNMKQLN
- a CDS encoding aminopeptidase P N-terminal domain-containing protein, with product MKQFLFLFAFAFTVQFVHSQENLPTDYLTKEFHQGRRDAFRALMPANSVAVVFSYPERVFSKDVDYNYHQNPDMYYLTGYKEPDAVLLLFKEPQGTEKYTEVLFVRERNATLETWTGRRLGTEGAKSKLGFTTVYNGKDFNGFAIDFKKFDKIIYDKSAPGIHDYTYNTADLFDLVKIFKSKAGITQESEASTDLFTNITNSLREIKTPEELVLMRKTVKLSCIAHNEVMKAVGPDMSENEADGIHAYIHRHYGAEGEGYHPILGAGANGCILHYGENNATKMDNQLLLMDVGSEYHGYSADVTRTIPANGKFTEEQKAIYQIVYDAQEEVFKICKEGTPIQDLNKKAKEVITAGLIKLGIITDPKDVKLYYPHGCSHFLGLDVHDKGNYMGTLKENMILTVEPGIYIPANSKCDKKWWNIGIRIEDDILMLKNSYENLSADSPRKWQDIEALAKQKSTFNDMKLPKI
- a CDS encoding META domain-containing protein; its protein translation is MKKYTFAVLSVLTLLFASCTASKSASSGEDLFGTTWELEYISGPRIAFGGLYPNKKPQITFDKKETKVYGNNGCNGYSAPYTLSGKSLTFGEPGPTTMMFCEGGGEQTFLKQMEKITSYSIDKDGKLNLIEGDVPMMRFKKVAKQ